TTGTATGTCTTTCTTGAGTATACCTTCCAAATGGCTAGTTTATTTAGGACTTGTATCGTTAAACCCTCTGTAAATGCAACCTTTTCCTGAAGGCTGAAGTTGGAAATTGATAGCTGTTCCTACCATGTTGCATCTTCAGCTGGCTTGCccttaaattgaattaaaaattgcttcattttctttcctGCATGTATACATCCTCTATTACTCAAAACCTGTTTTGGTTCATCTTGAGCTTCTAGTTCAGCCGAAATTCAGGTTCTGTTGCATAGAAGCCAATAGCTTTTAGCTGGAATTCTTTGGCCAAATGGAATACAGGAAGTTCCCTAGAAGTAGGGGGTAGCTTCGATTTGTAAGACACCTCTCCGTACTATTTCAATATCTGAAAATAACCATAAAAGCATGGTGCAAGCATAGCTGTCTGTGCAGCCCAAGGTTGAAGAAAATTTACTCTCCACTAATTTTGTTCCTTATGCTTCTCATCGGTACAATGTTTCATCTGTTTTTGAGTCTTGTATAAATGATGTTTGACCTGTTTTAGTGCCTAATCTTGTTCCTTTAACTAACAAGCCATTGAATGGAATGTGAGACTTTCTTCCTGTTGGAAGtttcacattgactagagataagaccaatttagaaTATGTAAGTGGATGTAAATCTCACCTtataagccggttttgtggggttgagttagggtTTAAAATCTACTCCTTAACATAGTATTAGAGCCATGAGTTAGAATTTATTCTAGCGAGATTTGTGTTTGTTAGACATAGCATTCTACCTGTTATCGACCACACATTAATATTTAgatataagtaggtgcaaacttcaccttaaaaaccggttttgtgggattgagttaagtttaaagtctATTTCTTAGCACTTCCATTTGCCTCTTGAAATGAAGTAGCACATGTGGTTACATGAAAATTGGTGTTGTAATAAAATTCCGCCCAAAGTCAGTGGTAAAAACCACTTCTGATTGGCTATCCATTTAATTGTAATAGGGTGAATACATCTTTAAATCTATTCCTCGCAGCTTCAACAACTCTTACCAAAATAAACTTGCAAATAAGCTGTCAGGATCCAATAGATTTTGGATTTCCAGGAAGTTAACCACCTCTTAAGCAAGTAAAGCTGCTATCAATCTTGCTATAAAATGAGTGTTATTTATCAGAAATGGGGTCTATAATGCAGTATTAACTAAAACAATAGATGACCAATTCTTGCTGTGTTAATGGTGTTTGCTTACAATTGAGATAAATTTACGCTTGACCATAAAAATTCTTCTTATTCCTTTTAGTACAGTTTGTAAAGTGATtactaaaaattgaaattttgaattcgTTTTCAGCAcaagtttaaatttatgttgCACGGAGTACAGTACTGGTATCTGATACGGGTACCAACACAgcattcaaaaaaaaaattggggtaCAAgtacttaatataatttttaaaattatatatataaagaaaataattgattatagatatgattaaattttataaatggtaaaaatgtaaataaacataatttactATTTAACTAAATCAACATGACCAAAACGCATAtctcataataaaaaactataaaatataaagttttaacaACAAATATCAAATATGAGTAAATGGATATGTTCTAGTTACTCTCACAAGAAGACAGTGATGATTGTGAAAGAATTTCAATGCATTTTATTGAAGCGTAGAAATTGCAACGCTATACATGAACCACCATTCTTCTAGTTTCAAATGAAGtaaccaatttttttattgtaaattttttataggTATCTGTGCTGTGCTTTTTTGCATAATGAGTTACGCTGAAATCTTTgttcccttttcttctttcagaGGTTAAATTGGCTCTATGGTTGAGCTCAACTGAAAACATGAGATTTTGAATACATAATGTTATTGTAATTTAGATTCTCAATTCTCAGAGGCTGAGCCGTGGCGTAATGGTAAGGTTTAATGTCTTGTGAGTGCCTAGACACTGGAAACAGCCTCTCTCCTTTTGGTGATAAGACTGCTACCACCCTCTGTACCATATAGATACCTAAACCACTGCGCCACCCATTTTGCGATTTTGGGTTCACAATTCTCTAAAATTTGTCACTCTTGTATATTTGATAGCCCTAAGAACAATGTAATGCCAGTCAAATATTGTGGTTGAAATTTAGTCTGAAATAGTGAAATACAAAGCTCATGGTGATTTCAATTTGATCTGATACAGGAATTTCTTTTTTCTGGTATAGCAGGAGGACATCGATGACAGACCCAGCAGGGGGAATCAAGATTTGGGCTTCAGCCTCAACTGGCGAAATCATTTACATAGTTTAGTATTTCCTATATAGGAAAGAAATATGGTTAACAGTCACGGTTTTTGGTTAAGATAATTCCAATGCTATTAGTTAAATTTCTAGTTTAATGGATTTAGCAATTCCCTTTTCCTAGTGAGAAACTCCTTTGATTGTGGATGGGACACCCTCGTACATAACTTCCTGCCagtcatttttttctctcgttTTCCCTTTGCTTTCTCAAGTTGTAAACATGAAGATCTTTGGATTCCCTTTATGGATTACTTTATTGGGCATCAGCAATTTCTGTTTCGATAAACAAAACGATCAACTTGTTCAAAAGAAAGAAGTGTGACCAAAACTCCTGATTATTATGTCATAATTTACACAAAATTTCACATTTCACGGTTTCACCTAACTCAAAATGAGAGCAATAAACTTGCAAAGTTGCTTTTTACAAAGGCCTTGCCTTGCCCTAAGATCTTGTCGTCAGCTATGATGGAAAACAGATCAATTTGTTACTGATGCATTAGAAGTCATTCTTGTCGGATGGATGTCAAACCCTGCTGTTAGGAGGCATCGGGAGAACCCCATCAAAGAAATCACCAAAATAGCCACGGGGCTCATGTACTAGCCTTGAGATGATATCTCTCAGCGTGATCAGTCCTTTAAGATTTCCATCATTGTCAGCAACGTAGACCCTATGAATCTTCTCATGGTCAAGCAGTTGAATCAGTTCTTTGATTGTGCAGTCCGTATTGCATGTAATCAGTTCACCTGACATTGGAAAGGTCCCTACATGCTTCTCTATGTAGCTTCTAACAGCTGTCAGGAAGTCTTTTGCTGTAATAGACCTGTCATAGGGAGAACTTATAAATCAGCATGCCACGGATATAGAACAGCAAAGAAATACGGGGAATAAAGAAGTTCCTAGTTCCTGTCTATCAGAAATGTGATGACAAACCTATAGTCATGGTAGATTTCTGGAGCAGTTAGGAGGAATTGAACATCTTGCAGGCTTATGTTACCAATTGCCCTGGTGCCACCAGCCCTTTTCATCACTGGCAACCCCCCAATTCTCTTTTTCCTCATCAGTTTAAATGCTTGAAGCACTGGTTCATCTTCATAGACCTGAAAACAACGAAACCTGTTACAAAGTTGGTAAATATAAAATCAACCCTTCGACTTTAGCTTTTGTTGAAGTTAAATGAAAAGAACTTCTACAAAATTTAATCACGGATATGTAGATTTTAACTAATGCAGAAAgctcaatttattttatcttattattttctACTCTTATAAAACATGTTTATGAAAAAGTTATCCAAACAAGCCTGGGTGTATTGTGATGGTAGAAGGCATAATGGATTGTAGTTGATATATTGTGACATGTTTTAGTAAGGCTTTGTTAGTATATCATAGAGTAATGTTGTAGCAGACGTAAACAACATGGAGAGTATAAGctgaaattcataattttcCACCATGAATCAGAAATTAAACATAAGACAGTTATCCAcctttataatatgattttgtgTCACCATGGGAAGACCAACTTGAGACAGCTTCTTGGTTCCCCAACTCTCAAACCACTGAAGACCAACACATTCTGCCAACATGTGAATTACAGAAGACTGTGTAATAATGTTTTGAATTCGACCTGTACCTAAGTCCACAACAGGAACACTCTTCATCTTGTACTTGGAAAGCAGCAAAAGCATGGTCAAAAACGAGTTTGATCTCTCCAAAGCGAGAAAGGGGGCCCAGCGGAATGACCCTGAAATGTCATGAACCTGTTTACTAAACAATTAGCAacttatataaatgaattataaCCAATTAAAACAAATCTGTTAGTAGTTTGCATTGATAAGTCCAACACACAACCTTGGTATCCTTATAAAGCTGAGAAGAAGTCAGATCCTCAAAAAAATTTCCTGAAGTTGTCATGGCAGATTCAAGGCCTAAGGTTTCGTGTTCAAAAGCTGAAGTTATTCCATTGACAGCAGCCGAAATAGCAGATCCACTGGATGGACTCCTAGGAGATGTGGGATCAGACTGTCAACAGCATTGATTGTCATATTCAAAGCGTGTGAAAAAATGAATCCACTAAAATCACTTCGATATGAACAAGGAAACACATCATTTTTCAACTAGTTCATGATCCAATTCAACATTTTCATCCAAGAAACTATCAAATAAGTCTCCTACCCAGAACCGAGAAACAAAATTCACATCACCCCACcagaatatttaaataatattaaacacgATACTTGCACTAGACTCAATTAAACTGTCCTTTTAGCATGTTCTTGCTTCCTCTTCCAAATTTCTCACTTCTGAGCTTTCCTAAATTAGATCCACAAATATGTTATTTACACATCGTTTTTCTTACGGCAACTTTTTTCTGTTGGTGGGGAGAAGCAGAAGGTTAGTAGATAACTAATTAATCAAATTGACATACCAACCTGATGCAGAATCCATACAACAATTCCAGCAAACTCGACTATTCCTATGTATCTGTCGATCCAACTAGCATCTTCAGGTGCATCTACATCCACCACAGGTGCACTGAGAATGTTGTGTTGTGCAAGCAATTTCACTGCTTCTGCTAGAGTGGTATCTGATTTTATCTCAACTTCTGAAGACACAAAATTATGAACCAAAAAGAGTTACATTTTGTGTAGAATTACAATCTTTTCTCTTCCTGTCAGTTGATCCAAAACACTCTGTGTTCATCAGTGCAAAACATTTGCGTAGCTTAGATCAAATACTAGAGATTAATTTTTCATGTGGGTATAATGATTATACTATaatcaaaatctcttttttaatCCCTAAGAATCaaggttttaaaaattataactgcgagtaaagtataaaaaaaaaactacagaCAAATACAATTGATGTAGTCACAATTACTTCCAAAAATCTTATCAGGCAAAATCCCAGTCACCCTTTTCCTAAACTTGGTAAAAATTGATAACTGAAGTGATGTGAGTTGAATGAGTACCTTGATTTGAAGGAGGTAGAGGAAAGGCAGAGACAGGGATGCTctcaaagcaagcattgagcttCTCATCAGGACTCAGCTGTGCCTCCTGAACGTCCCATAGATCCTCCACTCTCAACCCCACCTTCGCCTCTGGGCTCCGTGGACTTTCTTCCATTGTCACCATAACTCTCACTCTTTCTCCAACACCAATGCTCAAAAACTAATCTTTACACATCCCCATAAATAGCTCAACAGAAGAAAACATAATCTACTACCACTTCACAAGCTACTTCCCATACACCGAAGATATCCACCGCATGATTTGAAAACTTGGAACACAATTCGTTGACTTAGGAACATGGGAAAACGTGGAGGAACACGATGAGATCACACATTGTGTGATGAAGTCGTTTGTCGTACACGTAATGTCTCATTGTCTTGTCCTACGCTGTATAGCGACTAATCACCAAGCTTATCCAAACTCTCTATTATATTTTCGGCACACGTCCTCATCCAACATACCACTCTTATTGCTAATAACGGTGTGCGGTGCTATCATGCACCATAGGAGCTTTCTCACATTACTTCATTTTTCTAAGAGGTTCATTTTAGTTTTAgctgttgttaatttttttcttaactataatattattgatgtaccatattttttattgtgctatttattattttaattacctttttccatatattttaaaacattatttccaatattttattttctcggTAAAATCAATTTATGCACGCTTTAAAAACGTTTTACAATAAGgcttttacaaattaatttatatataaactaattttgacTTATAAAGAAACTAGTTccatttcttttatctttttgctTGAAATTGTTATTAGAAAACTTGTCCAAACATTACATACatacataatatatacatacataatataattaatttatatataaactaattttgacTTATAAAGAAGTTTTGTGTAATTTTAATGGACAAAAAAGTTCTTCTATTAGTTTTGTTAAGCAAatgattgatttattttatcCGAACAACAATTATTGATCTCATTTATGAGTgaccatttatatatatactttcttTACACTAAAGAGAGGATAATGAGTAGGATATTCATTGTTGCGCAAGCGGCTGATAGGAGAAAAGGGAAAATGATTGGGACATTCACTATTCATTAAGCTGACTCGATAATATGTTATAATTCTTCTCTTCCCCCTTCACTCCTACAATTGACTGATATTATTGTTGTTCTTATCCAACTCCCCAAATATCTTATTTCCAAGTAAAAGAGAAGGATAAAATAAGAGGAACTACTAGTAGTTTAGGTTCTATGTGGAAAGGAaagttgttttccttttttacgACGCATCTTACTTAAAAATTTCTTTGCAAAAAGAGTTAAGTAAATTAAAAGTGGAACTTTTATGTCTTAGAAGCACGTGACATGTTAATCAGAgaagtaatatataaataaatttataatgaaagaTAAGATAGTAATTGGGTTGAAAGTATTTTCGAATAATGAGAGATATCTTATgagtttagaaaaataataaagtttatatctatataaataacaaattactaacggaaaaacaaaaattcttcTTTAAGAAGTACATATATATCTTTGTCCTATATATCTTTGTCCTTTAAGATAGAAAGATATTATAATAGAGAATACATGAAGTGAAATCTTAGATCACCATCATTAggtaattaaatttctaaaacactGAAGAAACATATCTCATAGAGAGAAATGACATGAGTCATTCATCTCATTGGATCTCTAGAACACCTAATGGTGATCTTTTATACAAAAGATAGTCTTCCTATAATATATGTGAGAATCACGTAATTTTGAGATCCTaacttagttttttttcttcttttttttattttttttacatcatgGACTTATTGAAAACCATTAAGTTTGTATACTATGTTTTTACATGTGGTTTAAgagattttatgaaattatgtgATTCtcattttgtcttttttttttcaattttataaactttatgaaatttagaattttttaataggttaaataggtttttaatttcttaatttttatataaaattaaattttatatatatttcaaactttaaacaatttCCGTCTTCAAACTTTATTAATGAATGAATTTAGTCATCACACATTAAAGATTTACTAATGTATTAAACAACTTTGTGCTCACATATTGACATGTATATATTCATGTCAATACGTATTGACATATGGCATTATCCTTTCTTACATCAACAAATCTTTAATGTTGTTTGATTATgataactaaattcaatttttaataaagttttgaaatgaaaatgaatgaaagtttgtgatagaaaaaaaaatatatttgatctttcaaattttagagagaaaatatgtttcataattaatttaaatgagGTTAACTTTACtagcaataatatatataaaaaataacatatgttttttttcaaaataattattaaaaaattttctcacttaatttaagattaaatatattaaataatagttaaaattcaaataaaataataaataatatacatatGTGTATATGCGTTATAAGCGTTAGTATTATTGCTAGAAGAAAAATTAGCAGAAATTACAAATCACTACAAAATTTActcttattttataatatttcattatattttgaCAATTAAAAATCGTCGccaaatttatcatattttattattatttaacactTATTCAAGGTTTTAAAATcgtcaaaaaaaatatttaaaattttgaaatccaaaaaatgtttattaattattttttgttaattttataaccaaaattttaattgtctattttgtttaaaattattttagattattataataatgatattattcataatataatttgaaaaagtaTTTTACTAAATGCATTATAAATCACCACAAATTACTTATCTATAAAATATCTCTaacaaataatatcaaattagtcTCCTGAGTTTAGAAatgttacaaaatatatttcaaattaatctATTAAATTCAAAAGTATTACTAGGCATCACCATAAATTGTGTAAGTgtgaatttagaaaaaaaaaagcttacaAATTATTATAGTGCAAACTTTGAAATCATAGTTTTTCATTAGAAGCTACTCGTTTTTTAGGGCAAAGGAGTTACAACATAAGAACTTATAGTAAAATTTTCTTACTTATTGTGACATTACTCTTACttaccttttcttcttttcattcttaaaaaaatacaaaattttacacttttataactattttacccttatattctgtgtcaaatgaatgtaaaaatatgtcataatacaatttttctgtacaaaaacaaaaaaaaagtgaaagaaaagtTCTCACAATTTTGAGCTTGGTGACCCTTCACTATTTGAATCCCCTCTCTCTAAGCATCTTGCACTTGAGATGCAAACTACAAGTTCCACAAAACATCCTTTATAGAGAACCTATCTTTCTGGTTCTTTAACCAAACACCTCACACATATCTCCATCATTGTCTACAATGGTTGATACCTTGCAAATTATTGTAACCACACTCCTACTATCTTCATCAGCTCCTAAGCTTGCCTGCAACTGCCTCATGTTGCAATTAAAAGAAGCAGAGTCATAGAATTGTAGATAAATTCTATTGAATGTTTAATACTATCATGCAAGTTAACAAGTTAGGACACATTAGATAATTTCGGACTACGtctgttttaaaattttcaatttatgagAAAGAATTGTGACATTTAACTGCATGCAAGTGGAAGTTAATAATTGGGACTCTAATGATTTCTACATCATTTGCGCATTTATTCTCACACCTTTGAGCATGCCAACATGGATCATTCTTAGATTTCATGTTTTATCTGTTTATCGCTCAACAGTGTTAGTTTATGTGTTTCTCCTTTTTCAGTTTTTCCTTTCCTATATAATGATCTTACATGATCATTGCAATGTACATTTTATACTATCACATAAATAAAGTCTTGCTTCCCTTAAGTTTTCTTTCACGTCTTCTTGCTCTCTGTTTTCATATTTGTCTCATTTCTTCTCTTTCACGTTTCAGCACGAACAATCGCGTTGTTTGTGGCTGAATATCATGGAAGAGAATGGAGCTTAGCATGCTATCAAAGCTCTTTAGTTGAAGAACTCTGCTTAGTTGAAGAACTCTGTTGCACCTAGTTAACTCTAATCCTTTATCTTGATTCTAATCTTTCTTCTTGCTTTCttatttttccttcttccattttccattatggaaaaagaagagaaaccaaAAAAGTTTCTTAATCAAGTGACAACTATCTCTATTTGCATCATGGAGAAATTCCAACGATTGCCCTTGTTTTCCCCATTTTAGATTATGGAAATTATCATTCTTAGAGCAGGGATATGCTTGTTGCGTTGTGCAAAGAACAAATTGCAGTTCGTAAATGACTCAACAACTGAACTTGAAAGAAGTGATCCCATACATGATGCTTTGGCCACATGCAACAATATGGTTGTGTCGTGGCTTGTACATTCCGTATCTCCGTAGATCATATAGAGTATATTGTGGATTGGAGAATGCAAAGgaaatatgaaattattcaaGTAGACTTACTTTATGTGTCAGATCTTCAATCGGATGTCGCACAGTTGAAATAAGGAGATAATACTATGggtgaatattttataaagttaagaATATTTTGGGATTAGCTCTAGAACTTTCGGCTAGATCTCGTCTGCAATTGTAAGGGAACTTGCAAGGTATCAAAAGTCATTGCTCAGTGAAAGATCGAAGAACGTGCAATGCAattcttaagtttttttttatgtaaatggGCAAAAATCATAACAATTTTATGGAAGTAggcaaaaattttaaaaattacgcATTTAGGAAAGTCATGGGGGACCCAGACGACctcaaatgaagaagtcgtgccccttGCACGACTTTACCTTGACACAGTGGTAAGAGGTGAAGttgtgcaccccaaaaacgatTTTAGGGCTTGGTAATCGCTTACTAgaccttgtaatcgattactgcGTGGTTAAGTTGTGTAGGGGGACACAACTTCACCTTATATAGGCAAAATatctctggtaatcgattagaGCAgggttgtaatcgattactagcaGTGTAAATGGGCAAAAACTCTCTGGTAGTCGATTAGAACAAggttgtaatcaattaccagaGTAAAGCAATATAGAACAACATGCTAGAATACAAAAGTGTTGACGATGTGAAATTTTATATCTATAGTGATTGTGAGAATTGGGTTAAGAGCACAAATATTGTAATATCCTTCACAAAGTGAAGTAGTACACTATCAGTTGCATTTTACTCTCTTTCTTTGAGAGTCTTTCttctaattttcatttatgAGTTTTTAATCTCATGGGGAGTTTTTAATCTCAGGATTGAAGAGTGTAGAGTTGGAGAAATGTACTCACTGCATGACTGGTAAGCAAACCATAGTATCCTTCAAGAAGCATCCTCCCTCCAGGAAGTTAGAGTTGCTTGAATTGGTGCATTTTGATGTTTGTGGCCCATTGAAGGTAAAGTCTTTCAGTGGTGCACTTTACTTTGTTACTTTTACTGATGATTGTTCTAGGAAGCTTTAGGTCTATGCACTATAGAGAAAGGACCAAGTGTTGGACAAGTTTAAAGAATTCTATGCTTTGATTGAGAGGTAGTAAGGCAAGAAGCTGAAGCGCATTCGTATTAAAAATAATGGTTAATATTGTGGACCATTTGATGTTTATTGTACACAATATGGTGTTACACATGAGAAGACTCCTCCCAAAACTCCTCAACTGAATGGTTTAGCAGAGAGGATGAACAGGACATTGATTGAAAGAGTTAAGTGTATACTTTCTGAAGCAAAAATTTGCCTAAGCGTTTCTGGGGTGAGGCATTGCTTACAGCAGTGCATGTTATTAATCTAAGTGTTGCAGTTGCTTTAAACTCTGAGGTGCCAGACAAGATTTGATTTTACAAGAATGTTACTTATGATCATTTGTGTATCTTCGGTTGTAAAACATTTGTTTATGTTCCAAAGGATTAAAGATCCAAGTTGGATGTGAAGACAAGGCAATGCATCTTTATTGGTTTTGGTCAGGATGTATTTGGCTACAGGTTATATGACCTCGTTGAAAAGAAAGTTATTAGAAGTCGTGATGTTCAATTCATGGAAGATCAAATCattgaagatattgataagATGGAGAAGTTTACACCTAAGGAAGATGGTAATGTGGCTGATGTTGATCCAATTCGGTTGTCTATTAATGATTTGGATATTGATGTTCATGATGACGGGCAACATGGTGATACTGATAATCAGTAGGTTGGAGATGACTTGAATGTTCCTATTGATAATGTTCATGAAGAGGAACATGATGTGTCATAAGACGAGAGTCTTGGTGATGTACCTGAGCTACCTCAAGCTCGACCCAGAAGATCTGACAGGCCAAAACAACCTTCTAAGAAGTACTCTACCAATGAGTATGTGATATTGACTAATGAGGGAGAACCTGAATGTTATGACGAGAACATTaagagtgaagaaaagaaaaaatggttGGATGCAATGTAGGATgagataaaatatttgcatGATAATCACACTTATGACTTGGTGAAGTTGCCTAAGGGTAAGAGAGCCTTAGAGAACAGGTGGATTTTCAGGGTGAAGCAAGAGAGCAATTCTACATCTACCAGATATAAAGCCATGTTAGTGGTGAAAGGCTTCAGAAAAAGAAAGGGTATTGACTTCAATGAGATTTTCTCACCTGTGGTGAGGATGACATCCATCAAAACTGTGCTAAGTTTAGCTGCAAGTCTAGATTTGGAGGTTGAGTAGATGGATGTGAAGACAACTTTCCTTCATGGTGATTTGGAGGAAGAGATTTACATGAAGCATCCTGTTGATTTTCTTGTTGAAGGCAAAGAAGACTATGTGTGTAGGCTACGAAAAAGCATGTATAGTTTGAAGCAAGCTCCAAGGAAATGGTACAAGAAGTTTGAGTTTGTTATGTGTGAGCATGGCTATAAGAAGACTACTTCTGACCATTTTGTTTTTGTCAGGAAATTCTCTGAGAATGATTTCATTATCCTgttgttgtatgttgatgacatgCTTCTTGTTGGAAGAGATGTATCCAAAATTGACAAGTTGAAGAAGCAAATGGGCGAGTCATTTGCCATGAAAGACATGGGAGCTGCTAAGAAGACTCTTGGTATAAGTATCACTCgtgatagaaaagaaaataaactttgGCTATCACAAGAGCACTGCATTCAGAAAGTGTTGCAAAGATTTCAAATGGAAAATGCTAAAGTTGTAAGTACTCCTCTTGCTACTCGTTTTAAGTTGAGTGTTAAACAAAGTCCTTCAAATGAAGCTGAGAAGATAGATATGAGCAAAGTTCCTTATGCTTCTGCGGTGGATAGTTTAATGTATGTAATGGTATGTACAAGGGCTGATATTGCACATGTTGTTGGTATAGTCAGTAGATTTCTGTCAAATCCAGGCAGAGAGCATTGAAATGTTGTAAAATGGATTTTGAAGTAACTTCGTGGTACTAGTGGTTTGAGGCTTTGTTTTGGATGTGATAAGCCTACTTTAGTGGGTTACTCAGATTCAAGGTATGGGTGGAGACATTGATTCCAGAAAGTTCACTTCAGACTATTTGATTCAGTTTGCACGGGAAGCCTTGGCTTGTCAATCAAAGTTGCAAAAGTGTGTAGCGTTGTCTACTACTGAGGCAGAATTCATTACACTTACTGAAGCGTGTAAGGAGTTGTTATGGGTGAAGAAATTCTTGCAGGAGCTTGGTTTTGTGCAAGGTAAATACTTGTTGTATTGTGACAGTCAAAGTGTTATTCATCTTGGTAAGAATCCAACCTTTTATTCTAAATCCAAACATATTGATGTGAGGTATCATTGGATACGTGATATTTTGGATGCTACGTTGTTGAAATTAGCTAAAGTTCATACAAATGATAATGGTGTTGATATGATGACCAAGGCGTTGCCAAGAGAAAAGTTTGAAGTTTGTTCTGAGATCGCCAGTTTGGCAGATATCTCCACATATTCGTGAGGGGG
This Vigna angularis cultivar LongXiaoDou No.4 chromosome 4, ASM1680809v1, whole genome shotgun sequence DNA region includes the following protein-coding sequences:
- the LOC108331586 gene encoding SNF1-related protein kinase regulatory subunit gamma-1 encodes the protein MVTMEESPRSPEAKVGLRVEDLWDVQEAQLSPDEKLNACFESIPVSAFPLPPSNQEVEIKSDTTLAEAVKLLAQHNILSAPVVDVDAPEDASWIDRYIGIVEFAGIVVWILHQSDPTSPRSPSSGSAISAAVNGITSAFEHETLGLESAMTTSGNFFEDLTSSQLYKDTKVHDISGSFRWAPFLALERSNSFLTMLLLLSKYKMKSVPVVDLGTGRIQNIITQSSVIHMLAECVGLQWFESWGTKKLSQVGLPMVTQNHIIKVYEDEPVLQAFKLMRKKRIGGLPVMKRAGGTRAIGNISLQDVQFLLTAPEIYHDYRSITAKDFLTAVRSYIEKHVGTFPMSGELITCNTDCTIKELIQLLDHEKIHRVYVADNDGNLKGLITLRDIISRLVHEPRGYFGDFFDGVLPMPPNSRV